TCCCAGTCAGCACAGCACTGGTGAGACGCTTGACGCCTTATAGAAAACACTGATATATGTCGGACCTCCTCTGGCTGTATATAAGACACAATAATAAGgcacttaaatgtgtgtgtgcaactgTTGTGTttcaaaaaacagtattttaacatttctacCAGTCAAAAACTCttacaaaaactacacaaaatctCTTTCTAACATTCTGAAGAAAAAGCTtatacttaaagggacagttgactcaaacatgaaaaatctgtcatcatttgctcccCCTCACGTCATTTCAAGCATGTATGAatatcttctgtggaacacaaaaaggaagatattttaaagaatgttggtaaccaaacagtttcagccCCCGTTGACTTCTATGAACCAAACATACTATGAGAGTCCAACAATATTtcttaacaaatattattattttggatatattttgtgtttcacagaaagaaACAGCCTACGTACAAGTTTTGAATGAAATtgttgggtggactatcccttcaaatgcttgaaattaaactgaacttgcatattaattattttcaactaaaattttaagttatttatttatttatttattttttaaaaagaagctaCATTTTAAGACTTATTTCTTTTGCAAGTTTGGTTACTTACTACTAcctttgttttagttttgatgatttattattattgtaaaatacttCTATGAACTAATCCTTAAGAATTCATATAATGATTCCCTGCTTCCACACTTTCATTCTACAGATtagcaactttttattttatttattcattttttttttgtttcagttggtTGCCTGGTGGAGACGGATGGGAAGATGGCAGAAGAAGGAGGGCATGATGAAGGAGAACTGAGGCTGCAGCTGAAGAGGAAACTTCAGCGCAACAGAACCAGCTTCACAACAGAGCAGATCGAGGCCTTGGAGAAGGgtaagaaaacagacaaaaaacttcaaaaatttgaattatattttcattgaatgaaaaagaaaaaacaaacaaacaaacaaacaaacatttatttcaaagaaaaaaaaattaactactaCACTTCATTTAGAATTTGAGAGAACACATTATCCAGATGTTTTCGCACGGGAGCGACTCTCAAACAAAATCGACCTTCCAGAGGCAAGGATACAAGTATGTAGCTGTCCTTGTCAATTTGTAGATTCACAaaagcagcaaaataaataatagagaTAATCTCATATACGTTGGACCTTGATTGGCAGGTGTGGTTTTCCAATCGAAGAGCCAAATGGAGGCGCGAGGAGAAGCTTCGAAACCAGAGGCGGTCTGGAGGCGGGACTTCCTGTGCTCAAACACACGCTCCACTGAGCACATCCTTTAACTCTGCTGTCTATCATCATCCGCATGGCAACAGAGCAGGTGGGAATGGAGATTTACATAAATGAGAAATTTGAATACTCTTTTTCATCTTATTTGTATGTGGGTGATTTTATGTTTCTAGTGAacttaaaaaagattttaaaacactttaaatcagttttgaaattgttggaatattttatgtatttgtttatttgtttgtttgggacTTTGAAGATGctaaaatgtaagattttaatTTGTTAGCCATTTTTAGTTACTTAGATAATTCTCATAATTCAGTTTGTATGCATTCATGGCGTCGATGCGTTAATaactatttatattaattaataattattcttaaaaatttatatatattcattaatggTTAagccagggatctccaaccctgctcctggaggaaAAGTAATGGGAGTtactggagagctaccatccttcagacttcagttccaaccctgctccaacacacctgtctgtaattatcaagtagccctgaacaccttgattagctgcttcagctgtgtttgattggggttggagctgaaatctgcaggacagtcgctctccaggagcagggctggagaCCTCTGGGTTAAGCTGTAGTCAAcctcatgttttttattttcatttttttttttcacatctttgtttgtatgtgtttagCATCCATGCTCAGTCAGAGTGACACTGCTCTCCCCAGTTACAACACTCTGTCAGTCTACTCTGGGGTTCAGGTGAGACACTGCTCTTTTTAGGAGATGCATATTTCTGTTTAGTAAAACATTGCACTACCAATTTATCAGGGCTATGTGCATCTGTACTATTGTTTTAGTGCCCTCTTGTGGTGACAATGAAACTGACATCAGTGATCACCAGAAAATCTTTCCCTAGAATCGAATAGTCTACTAGCTGTCTGCTTGCTAAATATGTAGTAGTGTCTACACAGAGCAAAATGATATGCGTTATCTAATGATTAACGTTTCAAACAGTAGTATCACATGATATCATCAAACacatcatgtttaattcaatgttatttgtcatttgtcaatgttatttctgaatgaaaatggtttcaaagtaTATTCCACATAATTTTTAGAGCAGTGCAGCTTACATGCAATGCTTATTGTTGTACATTTTGGCAAATATAGTAATGTAGTATTACTTATAaaatgcatactgtgcacagtagtATGTTGGTGTATGATTCTGTTCTTCACTGCATTTCAgtactattttaaattattctgggttttttttttttcacgctcTATTGGACTTTTCTTTGCAGTCGGCTCCTTCTTCGTCTGCCTCCTCATACTCGTGCATGCTGCCTCCATCCCCGTCTGCCCCTCGCTCGTTTGAGACATCATACTCCTCTCCCCATCTACCACCTCCTCCTTCAGCTAACACCAGCACAGGTGAGTCTACCAGCTCTTCATTTACCGTCAGCTAAAGCCCTGTGCTATCCATCACAAGATCCCAACAATTACTGTTTGAAACACTTTCAATAGCTCCTGTCTATTTATGGATTTAGTTATTTGTTTGCTGACAATTTACTTATCtacatccaatatgtagatgagtttgcttctttatcttaacagatttggagaaatgtagcattccatcacttgctcaccaatggatccactgcagtgaatgggtgccgtcagaatgagagtccaaacagctgattaaaaacatcacaataatccacaccactctagtccatcaatttgagaagtgaaaagctgcgtgtctCGAAGAAACAAATAATagtaattgatggactggagtggtgtggattattgtgatgtttttatcagctgtttggactctcattctgacggcacccattcactgcagaggatccattggtgaccaagtgatggaatgctacatttctccaaatcggttccgatgaagacacaaactcaccTGCATCTTGGTGAGAGTGAGCTAATCTTCAGCAAATTTGCATTTTAGAccgaattattattttattggataaaagtgcattattttttttctatctttttctgCTTTAGGTTTGATTTCTCCAGGCGTTTCTGTACCTGTCCAGGTACCAGGAAATGATCAAAATATGGGGCAGTATTGGGCCAGACTGTAGTGAAAAGAAAAGGCGAGGTAGAATTTGCATTAGAATACTAAATATGTATGTTTACAAAAGGTCAGAAACAAAGAAATTGTATTAAACTCTGAGAAAAATAATCCTCTGTTAGTTAAACCTATGAACAAAATTccttaatttgatttattttagccATATTATTAGATCTGATGACAGTGTGCTATATTTTCTTCCATTCAATTTCGGACAAACAGGAATGTATATGATGAAGCATTGTGCAATGACATTCGTGACGGTATTTTTTTAGCAAATGTCTCTTCAGAATCATTGTAATAA
This region of Cyprinus carpio isolate SPL01 chromosome B12, ASM1834038v1, whole genome shotgun sequence genomic DNA includes:
- the LOC109051712 gene encoding paired box protein Pax-6-like; the protein is MMFERLTMLNIQSTSNWSGANDWYHQQNAVPSQHSTVGCLVETDGKMAEEGGHDEGELRLQLKRKLQRNRTSFTTEQIEALEKEFERTHYPDVFARERLSNKIDLPEARIQVWFSNRRAKWRREEKLRNQRRSGGGTSCAQTHAPLSTSFNSAVYHHPHGNRAASMLSQSDTALPSYNTLSVYSGVQSAPSSSASSYSCMLPPSPSAPRSFETSYSSPHLPPPPSANTSTGLISPGVSVPVQVPGNDQNMGQYWARL